In Streptomyces thermolilacinus SPC6, a single genomic region encodes these proteins:
- a CDS encoding transcriptional regulator: MQPNTLLDALLDEAGMSHAGLAAHVNRAGRAHGLALRYEHTAVARWLKGQRPRGRVPDLICEVLAARLRRPVTLDDIGLGVPGGEAALGHGTPLAGFVERATALWRSDEQRRPHLLGVAAVTGTPAVLPVWEWENPPDDADVSRGGPTRVSASDIETLRAARAHYELMYRRAGGIATRARVVGFLNARTAPLLRGSYGDALGRQLHRAAGGLVAVAGICAYDSDELGLAQRYFHQALRLAKASGDRGLGAYVIALLVNQALFMGEFRQAVAFAEAALRSAGRCVTPALTADLYAMQAKAYAHLGDGTAALRCVQRAEREAERIRPGHEPDETGYVQPGLVNVRAAEALLSLGDLPGARENATAAVRTPAHDRGRVHRLAILSQIQLRQGEPDGAALTAAEMTERARGMESRRLRGRLREVRDHLVASGSGDAKETAEKIDAALRVPL; this comes from the coding sequence ATGCAGCCCAACACCCTGCTCGACGCCCTGCTCGACGAGGCGGGGATGTCCCACGCGGGCCTGGCCGCCCACGTCAACCGGGCGGGCCGCGCCCACGGCCTGGCGCTGCGGTACGAACACACGGCCGTCGCGCGCTGGCTGAAGGGGCAGCGGCCACGCGGCCGGGTGCCCGACCTGATCTGCGAGGTGCTGGCCGCCCGGCTGCGCCGCCCGGTCACCCTGGACGACATCGGCCTCGGCGTGCCGGGCGGTGAGGCGGCCCTCGGCCACGGGACGCCGCTGGCCGGGTTCGTGGAGCGGGCGACGGCCCTGTGGCGGTCGGACGAGCAGCGGCGCCCGCACCTGCTCGGCGTCGCGGCGGTCACCGGGACGCCCGCCGTGCTGCCGGTCTGGGAGTGGGAGAACCCGCCGGACGACGCCGATGTGTCACGCGGCGGGCCCACCCGCGTCAGCGCCTCGGACATCGAGACGCTCCGCGCGGCCCGCGCCCACTACGAGCTGATGTACCGCAGGGCCGGCGGCATCGCGACCCGGGCCCGGGTCGTCGGGTTCCTCAACGCGCGTACGGCCCCGCTGCTGCGCGGCTCCTACGGTGACGCGCTGGGGCGGCAGTTGCACCGGGCGGCGGGCGGCCTGGTCGCGGTGGCGGGCATCTGCGCGTACGACTCCGACGAACTGGGCCTGGCGCAGCGCTACTTCCACCAGGCGCTGCGCCTGGCGAAGGCCAGCGGCGACCGGGGCCTGGGCGCCTATGTGATCGCGCTGCTCGTCAACCAGGCGCTGTTCATGGGGGAGTTCCGGCAGGCCGTGGCGTTCGCGGAGGCGGCGCTGCGCTCGGCGGGGCGGTGCGTCACCCCGGCGCTCACCGCCGACCTGTACGCGATGCAGGCCAAGGCGTACGCGCACCTCGGCGACGGCACGGCGGCGCTGCGCTGCGTCCAGCGCGCGGAACGGGAGGCGGAGCGCATCCGGCCCGGGCACGAGCCGGACGAGACCGGGTACGTCCAGCCCGGCCTGGTCAACGTGCGGGCGGCGGAGGCCCTGCTGAGCCTGGGCGACCTGCCCGGCGCGCGGGAGAACGCCACCGCGGCCGTCCGCACTCCGGCGCACGACCGGGGACGGGTGCACCGGCTGGCGATTCTCAGCCAGATCCAGCTGCGCCAGGGCGAGCCCGACGGAGCCGCGCTGACGGCCGCGGAGATGACCGAGCGGGCCCGCGGAATGGAGTCGCGGCGGCTCAGGGGCCGTCTGCGGGAGGTGCGGGACCATCTGGTGGCCAGTGGGTCGGGTGACGCGAAGGAGACGGCCGAAAAGATCGACGCCGCGCTGCGCGTTCCCCTGTGA
- a CDS encoding NUDIX domain-containing protein, which translates to MRWTNLGETTVYENPWFRVNLADVGLPDGRRLDHFLIRLRPVAVATAVNDANEVLLLWRHRFITDTWGWELAAGVVEDGEDVEAAAAREMEEETGWRPGPLRHLMTVEPSNGLTDARHHLYWSQEATYVGEPEDAIESTRRAWIPLKLVPDMVARGEVPAANMAAGLLMLHHLRLG; encoded by the coding sequence GTGCGGTGGACGAACCTCGGCGAGACGACCGTGTACGAGAACCCGTGGTTCCGGGTGAACCTGGCGGATGTCGGGCTCCCCGACGGGCGGCGCCTGGACCACTTCCTCATCCGGCTCCGCCCGGTCGCCGTGGCCACCGCCGTCAACGACGCCAACGAGGTGCTGCTCCTGTGGCGGCACCGCTTCATCACCGACACCTGGGGCTGGGAGCTGGCCGCCGGGGTCGTGGAGGACGGCGAGGACGTCGAGGCCGCGGCGGCGCGCGAGATGGAGGAGGAGACCGGCTGGCGGCCCGGCCCGCTGCGGCACCTGATGACCGTCGAGCCGTCGAACGGCCTCACCGACGCCCGGCACCATCTGTACTGGTCGCAGGAGGCCACCTATGTGGGCGAGCCCGAGGACGCCATCGAGTCCACGCGCCGCGCGTGGATACCGCTGAAGCTGGTCCCCGACATGGTCGCCCGGGGCGAGGTCCCGGCCGCCAACATGGCGGCCGGCCTGCTGATGCTCCACCACCTGCGCCTGGGCTGA
- a CDS encoding 3-hydroxybutyryl-CoA dehydrogenase, whose product MADIARVGVVGCGQMGAGIAEVCARSGLEVKVAETTGEALEIGRTRLYNSLDKAAQRGKISEEERDATLARLSFTTDLGEFADRDLVIEAVVENEQVKTEIFQVLDQVVTRQDAILASNTSSIPLVKLAVATSRPDQVIGIHFFNPAPVQQLVELIPALTTSEGTISRAQAVVEKVLGKHAIRAQDRSGFVVNALLIPYLLSAIRMFESGIASREDIDNGMEMGCAHPMGPLKLSDLIGLDTVASVADSMYAEYKEPLYAAPPLLQRMVDAGRLGRKTGSGFYVYS is encoded by the coding sequence ATGGCCGACATTGCACGCGTCGGAGTGGTGGGCTGCGGTCAGATGGGCGCGGGCATCGCGGAGGTGTGTGCCCGCAGCGGCCTCGAGGTCAAGGTGGCCGAGACCACCGGCGAGGCGCTGGAGATCGGCCGTACCCGGCTGTACAACTCCCTCGACAAGGCCGCCCAGCGCGGCAAGATCAGCGAGGAGGAGCGTGACGCGACGCTCGCCCGCCTGAGCTTCACCACCGACCTCGGCGAGTTCGCGGACCGCGACCTGGTCATCGAGGCGGTCGTCGAGAACGAGCAGGTCAAGACGGAGATCTTCCAGGTCCTCGACCAGGTGGTGACCCGGCAGGACGCCATCCTGGCGTCCAACACGTCGTCCATCCCCCTGGTGAAGCTGGCCGTGGCGACCTCCCGCCCCGACCAGGTCATCGGCATCCACTTCTTCAACCCGGCGCCGGTCCAGCAGCTGGTCGAGCTGATCCCCGCGCTGACCACCTCGGAGGGCACGATCAGCCGCGCCCAGGCCGTCGTGGAGAAGGTGCTCGGCAAGCACGCGATCCGCGCCCAGGACCGGTCCGGCTTCGTGGTGAACGCGCTGCTGATCCCGTACCTGCTGTCCGCGATCCGGATGTTCGAGTCGGGCATCGCCAGCCGCGAGGACATCGACAACGGCATGGAGATGGGCTGCGCCCACCCGATGGGCCCGCTCAAGCTGTCCGACCTGATCGGCCTCGACACGGTCGCCTCGGTCGCCGACTCGATGTACGCCGAGTACAAGGAGCCCCTGTACGCGGCGCCCCCGCTGCTCCAGCGCATGGTGGACGCGGGCCGCCTGGGCCGCAAGACGGGCTCGGGCTTCTACGTCTACTCCTGA